In a single window of the Campylobacter fetus subsp. testudinum 03-427 genome:
- a CDS encoding putative lipooligosaccharide transport system, ATP-binding component (LptB family) (Pfam match to PF00005.23 ABC_tran), producing MHKLEVKNLEKTIKKTRIINGISLEVSSGEVVGLLGPNGAGKTTTFYMICGLIAPSKGHIFLDGKDISSTPLHKRARLGIGYLPQESSVFKDLSVEENLSLAAEIFYTDKRVIDAKVNEMLNLLNIEPIRQRKGLSLSGGERRRCEIARSLMIMPKFLLLDEPFAGVDPIAVADIQSIINDLKKLNIGVLITDHNVRETLAICDRAYVIKNGSLLASGSSNEVANNKLVRTHYLGEEFRLLD from the coding sequence TTGCATAAACTTGAAGTAAAAAATTTAGAAAAAACTATAAAAAAAACTAGAATTATAAATGGCATATCGCTTGAAGTTAGCAGTGGCGAAGTAGTTGGTTTGCTTGGTCCAAACGGAGCTGGTAAAACAACAACGTTTTATATGATCTGCGGACTTATAGCTCCTAGCAAGGGTCATATTTTCCTGGATGGCAAAGATATATCATCTACTCCTTTGCATAAAAGAGCAAGGCTTGGTATAGGCTATTTACCTCAAGAAAGTAGTGTTTTTAAAGATTTAAGTGTTGAAGAAAACTTAAGTTTAGCAGCTGAAATTTTTTATACTGATAAAAGAGTTATAGATGCAAAAGTAAATGAAATGCTTAATTTGCTAAATATAGAGCCTATTAGACAGAGAAAAGGTCTTAGCTTAAGTGGCGGTGAAAGAAGAAGATGTGAGATAGCAAGAAGCTTGATGATAATGCCTAAATTTTTACTTCTTGATGAACCGTTTGCCGGCGTAGATCCAATCGCTGTAGCCGATATACAAAGCATTATAAATGATTTAAAAAAGTTAAATATAGGAGTTTTGATAACAGATCACAACGTAAGAGAGACTTTAGCTATCTGTGATAGAGCGTACGTCATTAAAAATGGTAGTTTATTAGCTAGTGGAAGCTCAAATGAAGTGGCAAATAATAAACTTGTACGAACGCACTATCTTGGAGAGGAATTTAGGCTACTAGACTGA